Proteins found in one Lycium ferocissimum isolate CSIRO_LF1 chromosome 6, AGI_CSIRO_Lferr_CH_V1, whole genome shotgun sequence genomic segment:
- the LOC132058926 gene encoding glucan endo-1,3-beta-glucosidase 2-like isoform X1, translating to METNNALVFLLFLAVSSVFADEDVFIGVNIGTELSDMPHPTQVVALLKAQQIRHVRLFNADRGMLLALANTGIKVAVTVPNEQLLGVGQSNSTAANWVAQNVVSHYPATNITTICVGSEVLSALPNAAPILVNALKFVHSALVASNLDRQIKVSTPLASSIILDSFPPSQAFFNHTVKPVLLPLLKFLQSTNSFFMLNVYPYYDYMQSNGVIPLDYALFKPLAANKEAVDSNTLLHYTNVFDAMIDAAYFAMLDVNFTNIPVMVTESGWPSLGDSKEPDATVDNANTYNSNLIKHVLNKTGTPKHPGMAVSTYIYELYNEDNKAGPLSEKNWGLFNNNGTPVYILRLTESGSMFANDTSNNTYCAAKEGVDSKMLQAALDWACGPGKVDCAPLLQGEPCYEPDNVAAHATFAFDAYYHMMGRAPGTCDFNGVATITTTNPSHGSCVFSSLGRNGTFLNGTAPAMDSTSSSAYPAQYLNNNSFSTTLMILGILGLSVILL from the exons ATGGAAACTAACAACGCTTTGGTTTTCTTGCTATTTTTAGCAGTTTCTTCAGTATTTGCTGATGAAG ATGTCTTTATCGGAGTAAACATTGGAACGGAGCTCTCAGACATGCCACACCCAACTCAAGTCGTTGCACTTCTTAAAGCCCAGCAAATTCGTCATGTTCGTCTCTTCAATGCAGATCGCGGCATGCTCCTTGCCCTTGCAAATACAGGCATCAAAGTTGCCGTTACCGTGCCCAACGAACAGCTCCTCGGTGTCGGCCAATCAAATTCCACTGCTGCTAATTGGGTTGCCCAAAATGTCGTCTCACATTATCCGGCTACCAACATCACAACCATATGTGTCGGTTCTGAGGTTCTATCAGCCCTTCCGAATGCTGCACCTATCCTCGTTAATGCCcttaaatttgttcattcagCCCTCGTGGCATCAAACCTGGACAGGCAAATAAAAGTTTCAACACCTCTAGCTTCTTCCATCATCCTCGACTCGTTCCCCCCGTCTCAAGCCTTTTTCAACCACACCGTGAAACCAGTATTACTACCGCTCCTCAAATTCCTTCAATCCACTAATTCATTTTTCATGCTAAATGTCTATCCTTATTATGATTACATGCAATCCAACGGTGTTATTCCGCTGGATTATGCTCTTTTCAAGCCCCTAGCCGCGAATAAAGAAGCTGTCGACTCCAACACGCTTTTGCATTATACTAACGTCTTTGATGCGATGATTGACGCTGCTTACTTTGCAATGCTTGATGTCAATTTCACCAATATCCCCGTTATGGTGACCGAGTCAGGCTGGCCTTCATTGGGCGACTCAAAAGAACCTGATGCTACTGTAGACAATGCCAACACTTACAACAGCAATCTGATAAAGCACGTGTTGAACAAAACCGGAACTCCTAAACATCCCGGTATGGCTGTTAGTACTTACATCTACGAGCTGTACAACGAAGACAACAAGGCGGGCCCTTTGTCGGAGAAGAATTGGGGATTGTTTAATAATAATGGCACGCCAGTTTATATTCTACGGTTGACTGAGTCAGGGTCTATGTTTGCAAATGATACTTCAAACAATACTTACTGTGCTGCAAAAGAAGGGGTGGATTCTAAAATGCTACAGGCTGCTTTGGATTGGGCTTGCGGGCCTGGTAAGGTAGATTGTGCACCGTTGTTGCAAGGGGAACCATGTTATGAACCAGATAATGTGGCTGCACATGCGACCTTTGCTTTTGATGCTTACTATCACATGATGGGTAGGGCTCCGGGGACTTGTGACTTCAATGGGGTGGCTACAATCACCACAACTAATCCAA GTCATGGTTCTTGCGTATTTTCAAG TCTTGGCAGAAACGGGACTTTCCTAAATGGCACAGCTCCAGCTATGGATTCCACGAGTTCATCAGCGTATCCGGCCCAGTATTTGAATAATAACTCCTTTTCAACAACACTGATGATTCTGGGAATTCTTGGATTGAGCGTGATTCTTTTGTAG
- the LOC132058926 gene encoding glucan endo-1,3-beta-glucosidase 2-like isoform X3, with protein sequence METNNALVFLLFLAVSSVFADEDVFIGVNIGTELSDMPHPTQVVALLKAQQIRHVRLFNADRGMLLALANTGIKVAVTVPNEQLLGVGQSNSTAANWVAQNVVSHYPATNITTICVGSEVLSALPNAAPILVNALKFVHSALVASNLDRQIKVSTPLASSIILDSFPPSQAFFNHTVKPVLLPLLKFLQSTNSFFMLNVYPYYDYMQSNGVIPLDYALFKPLAANKEAVDSNTLLHYTNVFDAMIDAAYFAMLDVNFTNIPVMVTESGWPSLGDSKEPDATVDNANTYNSNLIKHVLNKTGTPKHPGMAVSTYIYELYNEDNKAGPLSEKNWGLFNNNGTPVYILRLTESGSMFANDTSNNTYCAAKEGVDSKMLQAALDWACGPGKVDCAPLLQGEPCYEPDNVAAHATFAFDAYYHMMGRAPGTCDFNGVATITTTNPSKHFVV encoded by the exons ATGGAAACTAACAACGCTTTGGTTTTCTTGCTATTTTTAGCAGTTTCTTCAGTATTTGCTGATGAAG ATGTCTTTATCGGAGTAAACATTGGAACGGAGCTCTCAGACATGCCACACCCAACTCAAGTCGTTGCACTTCTTAAAGCCCAGCAAATTCGTCATGTTCGTCTCTTCAATGCAGATCGCGGCATGCTCCTTGCCCTTGCAAATACAGGCATCAAAGTTGCCGTTACCGTGCCCAACGAACAGCTCCTCGGTGTCGGCCAATCAAATTCCACTGCTGCTAATTGGGTTGCCCAAAATGTCGTCTCACATTATCCGGCTACCAACATCACAACCATATGTGTCGGTTCTGAGGTTCTATCAGCCCTTCCGAATGCTGCACCTATCCTCGTTAATGCCcttaaatttgttcattcagCCCTCGTGGCATCAAACCTGGACAGGCAAATAAAAGTTTCAACACCTCTAGCTTCTTCCATCATCCTCGACTCGTTCCCCCCGTCTCAAGCCTTTTTCAACCACACCGTGAAACCAGTATTACTACCGCTCCTCAAATTCCTTCAATCCACTAATTCATTTTTCATGCTAAATGTCTATCCTTATTATGATTACATGCAATCCAACGGTGTTATTCCGCTGGATTATGCTCTTTTCAAGCCCCTAGCCGCGAATAAAGAAGCTGTCGACTCCAACACGCTTTTGCATTATACTAACGTCTTTGATGCGATGATTGACGCTGCTTACTTTGCAATGCTTGATGTCAATTTCACCAATATCCCCGTTATGGTGACCGAGTCAGGCTGGCCTTCATTGGGCGACTCAAAAGAACCTGATGCTACTGTAGACAATGCCAACACTTACAACAGCAATCTGATAAAGCACGTGTTGAACAAAACCGGAACTCCTAAACATCCCGGTATGGCTGTTAGTACTTACATCTACGAGCTGTACAACGAAGACAACAAGGCGGGCCCTTTGTCGGAGAAGAATTGGGGATTGTTTAATAATAATGGCACGCCAGTTTATATTCTACGGTTGACTGAGTCAGGGTCTATGTTTGCAAATGATACTTCAAACAATACTTACTGTGCTGCAAAAGAAGGGGTGGATTCTAAAATGCTACAGGCTGCTTTGGATTGGGCTTGCGGGCCTGGTAAGGTAGATTGTGCACCGTTGTTGCAAGGGGAACCATGTTATGAACCAGATAATGTGGCTGCACATGCGACCTTTGCTTTTGATGCTTACTATCACATGATGGGTAGGGCTCCGGGGACTTGTGACTTCAATGGGGTGGCTACAATCACCACAACTAATCCAAGTAAGCATTTCGTTGTATAA
- the LOC132058926 gene encoding glucan endo-1,3-beta-glucosidase 2-like isoform X2, with protein sequence MGFFFLLFLVVYAVFADEDVFIGVNIGTELSDMPHPTQVVALLKAQQIRHVRLFNADRGMLLALANTGIKVAVTVPNEQLLGVGQSNSTAANWVAQNVVSHYPATNITTICVGSEVLSALPNAAPILVNALKFVHSALVASNLDRQIKVSTPLASSIILDSFPPSQAFFNHTVKPVLLPLLKFLQSTNSFFMLNVYPYYDYMQSNGVIPLDYALFKPLAANKEAVDSNTLLHYTNVFDAMIDAAYFAMLDVNFTNIPVMVTESGWPSLGDSKEPDATVDNANTYNSNLIKHVLNKTGTPKHPGMAVSTYIYELYNEDNKAGPLSEKNWGLFNNNGTPVYILRLTESGSMFANDTSNNTYCAAKEGVDSKMLQAALDWACGPGKVDCAPLLQGEPCYEPDNVAAHATFAFDAYYHMMGRAPGTCDFNGVATITTTNPSHGSCVFSSLGRNGTFLNGTAPAMDSTSSSAYPAQYLNNNSFSTTLMILGILGLSVILL encoded by the exons ATGGGATTTTTTTTCCTACTATTTTTGGTGGTTTATGCAGTATTTGCTGATGAAG ATGTCTTTATCGGAGTAAACATTGGAACGGAGCTCTCAGACATGCCACACCCAACTCAAGTCGTTGCACTTCTTAAAGCCCAGCAAATTCGTCATGTTCGTCTCTTCAATGCAGATCGCGGCATGCTCCTTGCCCTTGCAAATACAGGCATCAAAGTTGCCGTTACCGTGCCCAACGAACAGCTCCTCGGTGTCGGCCAATCAAATTCCACTGCTGCTAATTGGGTTGCCCAAAATGTCGTCTCACATTATCCGGCTACCAACATCACAACCATATGTGTCGGTTCTGAGGTTCTATCAGCCCTTCCGAATGCTGCACCTATCCTCGTTAATGCCcttaaatttgttcattcagCCCTCGTGGCATCAAACCTGGACAGGCAAATAAAAGTTTCAACACCTCTAGCTTCTTCCATCATCCTCGACTCGTTCCCCCCGTCTCAAGCCTTTTTCAACCACACCGTGAAACCAGTATTACTACCGCTCCTCAAATTCCTTCAATCCACTAATTCATTTTTCATGCTAAATGTCTATCCTTATTATGATTACATGCAATCCAACGGTGTTATTCCGCTGGATTATGCTCTTTTCAAGCCCCTAGCCGCGAATAAAGAAGCTGTCGACTCCAACACGCTTTTGCATTATACTAACGTCTTTGATGCGATGATTGACGCTGCTTACTTTGCAATGCTTGATGTCAATTTCACCAATATCCCCGTTATGGTGACCGAGTCAGGCTGGCCTTCATTGGGCGACTCAAAAGAACCTGATGCTACTGTAGACAATGCCAACACTTACAACAGCAATCTGATAAAGCACGTGTTGAACAAAACCGGAACTCCTAAACATCCCGGTATGGCTGTTAGTACTTACATCTACGAGCTGTACAACGAAGACAACAAGGCGGGCCCTTTGTCGGAGAAGAATTGGGGATTGTTTAATAATAATGGCACGCCAGTTTATATTCTACGGTTGACTGAGTCAGGGTCTATGTTTGCAAATGATACTTCAAACAATACTTACTGTGCTGCAAAAGAAGGGGTGGATTCTAAAATGCTACAGGCTGCTTTGGATTGGGCTTGCGGGCCTGGTAAGGTAGATTGTGCACCGTTGTTGCAAGGGGAACCATGTTATGAACCAGATAATGTGGCTGCACATGCGACCTTTGCTTTTGATGCTTACTATCACATGATGGGTAGGGCTCCGGGGACTTGTGACTTCAATGGGGTGGCTACAATCACCACAACTAATCCAA GTCATGGTTCTTGCGTATTTTCAAG TCTTGGCAGAAACGGGACTTTCCTAAATGGCACAGCTCCAGCTATGGATTCCACGAGTTCATCAGCGTATCCGGCCCAGTATTTGAATAATAACTCCTTTTCAACAACACTGATGATTCTGGGAATTCTTGGATTGAGCGTGATTCTTTTGTAG